Proteins encoded together in one Pseudanabaena sp. BC1403 window:
- a CDS encoding glycosyltransferase family 9 protein gives MMRILALVPGGTGDQLLFFPTLDTLKQSYPNAEIDVVVEPRAMAAYRVCQSVNRVLKFDFNDRNSLADFGNLLGTIRDREYDAAIVTQPSFSINILLWLSGIPQRISFAGQGDFLLTNIITADPQEYAAVQKHNLLMAINIQKLCPPIKVTLAKSDLDWATSEQKRLGIQQSGFILLNCGAYANYPAESWATIALSIQAKLPDLPIVAIDSVNNADLLKQLTAKVPNLIITSPTDIGKLTAFIASANLFICAEGDAMQLGVAVGTAIVAILGANTPAGYLLPLTEKRIKYVQAIAGQSLKAIDPQIVLSKIWEG, from the coding sequence ATGATGCGAATACTGGCCTTGGTTCCAGGTGGAACTGGCGATCAGTTACTATTTTTCCCGACACTGGATACGCTTAAACAAAGTTATCCCAATGCCGAGATTGATGTGGTAGTCGAACCACGGGCAATGGCAGCTTATCGCGTTTGCCAATCTGTGAACCGAGTCCTCAAGTTTGATTTCAACGATCGCAACTCGTTGGCAGATTTTGGCAACTTACTCGGAACCATTCGTGATCGTGAATATGATGCAGCAATCGTTACACAGCCTAGTTTTTCGATTAATATCTTGTTGTGGTTAAGCGGTATTCCCCAGCGAATATCCTTTGCAGGGCAGGGTGACTTTTTGCTGACTAATATTATTACGGCCGATCCCCAAGAATATGCAGCAGTCCAAAAACATAACTTGCTGATGGCGATCAATATCCAGAAGTTATGTCCACCAATTAAGGTTACGCTCGCCAAAAGTGATTTGGATTGGGCCACGAGCGAGCAGAAGCGTCTCGGCATTCAGCAAAGTGGTTTTATCCTGCTAAATTGTGGCGCTTATGCTAACTACCCTGCGGAGAGTTGGGCAACAATTGCGCTCAGTATTCAAGCGAAACTCCCCGATTTACCAATTGTGGCGATCGACAGCGTCAATAATGCTGATTTGCTGAAGCAATTAACAGCCAAAGTCCCAAATCTCATAATTACTAGTCCGACGGATATCGGCAAGCTGACCGCATTTATTGCCTCAGCAAATCTATTTATTTGTGCTGAAGGTGACGCAATGCAATTGGGTGTTGCAGTTGGTACGGCAATAGTGGCGATTTTAGGCGCTAATACTCCTGCTGGATATTTGCTTCCGCTTACCGAAAAACGCATCAAATATGTACAAGCGATCGCAGGTCAATCTCTTAAAGCGATTGACCCGCAGATAGTTCTATCCAAAATCTGGGAAGGATAG